In one window of Candidatus Hydrogenedentota bacterium DNA:
- a CDS encoding efflux RND transporter periplasmic adaptor subunit — protein MLIGAGGGLAWLIHTGRVATLGNGPAPREELPAPVEVAAIEHGPIVFRRTFSGTLEATAEFMVAPKISGRIERLAVDLADPVSRGQLVVELDDREYVQAVAQADADLAVARATLAEANSTLDIAQRELARVETLREQGIASESQFDAAKTEQLAGQARLEVARAQMQRAESSLESAKIRLAYTQVNAEWAEGSERRVVAERFVDEGDTVSANTPILAIVELSPITGVIHVTESDYARFHEGQTATLATDAYPGETFHGKVARIAPIFQQTSRQARVELAIDNPDQRLKPGMFIRVTLELARAEDATIIPEAAIATRGDVAGVFLVDDAGTKVTWRPITTGLREGGRVQVEGEGLTGRVVTLGQQLIDDGSAVTVASEAGPAE, from the coding sequence ATACTGATTGGCGCGGGCGGTGGTCTCGCCTGGCTCATCCATACGGGGAGGGTTGCAACGCTGGGAAATGGGCCCGCGCCTCGCGAGGAGCTGCCCGCACCGGTGGAGGTGGCCGCCATCGAGCACGGTCCCATCGTTTTTCGCCGCACCTTCAGCGGGACGCTGGAGGCCACGGCGGAATTCATGGTGGCGCCCAAGATCAGCGGGCGTATAGAACGACTTGCGGTCGATCTGGCGGATCCGGTATCCCGCGGGCAATTGGTGGTGGAGTTGGATGACCGCGAATACGTGCAGGCGGTGGCGCAGGCCGACGCCGATCTGGCGGTGGCCCGGGCGACGCTCGCGGAGGCCAACAGCACGCTGGACATCGCCCAGCGCGAACTGGCCCGCGTGGAGACCCTGCGGGAGCAGGGGATTGCCTCGGAATCTCAATTTGACGCCGCCAAGACGGAGCAGCTCGCGGGCCAGGCCCGCCTCGAAGTGGCCCGCGCCCAGATGCAGCGGGCGGAATCATCGCTGGAGTCCGCGAAGATACGACTCGCCTATACCCAGGTGAACGCCGAATGGGCCGAGGGCAGCGAGCGCCGCGTGGTGGCGGAGCGATTCGTGGATGAAGGAGACACCGTCTCCGCGAATACACCCATCCTCGCCATCGTGGAGTTGTCGCCGATCACGGGCGTGATCCACGTCACCGAGTCGGACTATGCGCGCTTCCACGAAGGCCAGACGGCGACCCTGGCGACCGACGCCTATCCCGGTGAAACCTTCCATGGAAAGGTGGCGCGGATTGCCCCCATCTTCCAGCAGACCTCCCGTCAGGCGCGGGTGGAGCTGGCCATCGACAATCCCGATCAACGTCTGAAACCAGGTATGTTCATACGCGTTACGCTGGAACTGGCCCGCGCGGAGGACGCGACGATTATCCCCGAGGCGGCCATCGCCACGCGGGGCGACGTTGCCGGCGTTTTCCTGGTGGACGACGCAGGCACGAAGGTGACCTGGCGGCCCATCACCACCGGCCTGCGTGAAGGCGGGCGCGTGCAGGTGGAGGGTGAAGGGCTCACCGGGCGCGTGGTTACTCTCGGCCAGCAGTTGATCGACGACGGCTCCGCCGTGACGGTGGCCTCGGAAGCGGGGCCGGCCGAATGA
- a CDS encoding sulfatase — protein MTLGFLSLALPALAELRERPNVVFVFADEHRYQSMGHTEMPAMKTPTMDRMAAEGFSFSQCVSNYPVCSPYRAIVMTGRWPYQSGIIDNSIPLAPESATIGKAFQAAGYRTGYIGKWHLGGTRAEAYGFDTSLIWEHTTNHFDAAEFYPAEGEPVKPKGYNATRMTDQALDFIVENKSRPFFLMLSLDPPHARFTDAPPEKLALYPEGSLPFRPNYEAPAPGGESIFTSNGSPHYEGYHAHISAVDDELKRILDRLDGEGWSKDTIVVYSSDHGSMHGSHGVGSKRQPFEESVRIPLIIFGPGRVPAGHSSPALFGAIDMAPTLCGLAGIDPPEGCMGEDYSGVLRGEEAPARDAQFIMHIAKENASGGNEHPAPIFRGVRTERYTYAVGPDAPMYLFDNVADPFQMTNLIADPAYAALRRELRGRLARWLERAEDPFVPPAAE, from the coding sequence TTGACCCTCGGGTTTCTCTCTCTCGCCCTGCCCGCCCTCGCCGAATTGCGCGAGCGCCCCAATGTCGTTTTTGTCTTTGCCGACGAGCATCGCTACCAATCCATGGGCCACACGGAAATGCCCGCCATGAAGACCCCCACCATGGATCGCATGGCCGCCGAGGGATTTTCCTTCAGCCAGTGCGTGAGCAATTATCCCGTCTGCTCGCCCTACCGCGCCATCGTCATGACCGGTCGCTGGCCTTATCAGTCCGGCATCATCGACAACAGCATTCCCCTCGCGCCGGAATCCGCCACCATTGGAAAGGCCTTCCAGGCGGCGGGCTATCGCACGGGCTACATCGGCAAGTGGCACCTCGGCGGTACGCGCGCCGAAGCCTATGGCTTTGACACGTCGTTGATCTGGGAACACACCACGAACCACTTCGATGCGGCCGAATTCTACCCGGCCGAGGGTGAACCCGTGAAACCCAAAGGCTATAACGCCACCCGCATGACCGATCAGGCCCTCGACTTCATCGTTGAAAACAAATCCCGCCCCTTCTTCCTCATGCTCTCCCTCGATCCGCCCCACGCCAGGTTTACCGATGCCCCGCCGGAGAAGCTCGCCCTGTACCCCGAAGGCTCCCTGCCTTTCCGCCCGAACTATGAGGCCCCCGCGCCGGGCGGGGAGAGCATCTTCACGTCGAACGGCTCGCCACACTACGAGGGCTACCACGCCCACATCAGCGCGGTGGACGATGAATTGAAGCGGATCCTGGACCGGCTGGACGGGGAAGGATGGTCGAAGGACACCATCGTCGTTTATTCCTCCGATCACGGATCCATGCATGGCTCCCACGGCGTGGGCAGCAAGCGTCAGCCCTTTGAAGAGTCCGTGCGTATTCCCCTCATCATCTTCGGCCCGGGCCGCGTGCCCGCGGGCCATTCGAGCCCGGCCCTGTTTGGCGCGATCGACATGGCGCCCACCCTCTGCGGTCTGGCCGGTATCGATCCGCCCGAAGGGTGTATGGGCGAAGACTACAGCGGTGTGCTCCGCGGCGAGGAGGCCCCCGCGCGGGACGCCCAGTTCATCATGCACATCGCGAAAGAAAATGCCTCGGGCGGCAATGAACACCCGGCCCCAATCTTTCGCGGCGTGCGCACCGAGCGCTACACCTACGCCGTGGGACCCGACGCCCCCATGTATCTCTTCGACAACGTGGCCGACCCGTTCCAGATGACGAATCTTATCGCTGATCCGGCATACGCCGCCCTGCGCCGAGAACTGCGCGGACGCCTCGCCCGATGGCTCGAGCGCGCCGAAGATCCCTTTGTCCCGCCGGCGGCCGAGTGA
- a CDS encoding efflux RND transporter permease subunit, giving the protein MNLPRFSVRRPVLTTMVTLIVVILGGVSLERLQIDLLPSIEMPTASVNTSYEGASPEVMEQRVTQFIEEIVATTPGVEELSSNSYEGGSNVRVTFSWGTDIDLATLDVQGRIEDEINELPDDITRPRVRKFDIASFPVVILGVQGDLDPVELTTLIEDQLRYRFGRVPGVAQVDLWGGFNRELRIELDPEKINALDVPLNQVLEAVRSANLDLPAGKIEQGTHEVMLRAPAQFANLDEIRNTVVTLQDGVPVTVGQIANVVDTYEKQSETERFNGHRGIRVGIRKQAGANTVEVSSAILKEVEAVNRDFPQIEVIAVANQGNFIERSIDNVANSVLYGGALAVIVLLFFLRNLRSTIVISLAIPISIIATFALIYFGGFTLNLMTLGGLALGVGMMVDNSIVVLENIFRRRDELHEDKMDAAIHGAGEVGAAVVASTITTLVIFLPLIFVRGVSGILFQELAYVIVFSLLCSLLVALSLVPMLASKLVESPEERHSKYESQPSWIGWLADSSEGLFNRLDSAYRDLLRVVLRHRIFTVFSALVALGASLFLLPMIGTEFMPPSDEGEVRVSGEMEVGTRLEIVDAQARKMEEIVKPVVPEAISIIAEASDSGEAEVRLSLVPAKERTRSNTEIADDLRKRLAGKIPGMEVRVTAPQGQFLLERIIGGSDGVTVEIRGFDLATLDLLADRVADAIKDVPGVTDIDSSRDDGLPQQEISVDRDKAADLGFSVRDVAEAIETAFAGTQAGEFRSGGNSYRILVQFRDAEQLTIDEVLNLTLTSPTGERVSLRNLVSAEGGRGPTQIERKDQQRIASVTANIAGRDLGSVAADVEKVLDGIARPDGYDLAVAGNYEEQKESFRELMVSMILALVLVYMVLACQYESLRDPVIVMCSVPLAAIGVLLTLYATNTTLNVQSYIGCIMLGGIVVNNAILLVDQAGQLRTGEGWSTRDAVAEAGRRRLRPILMTTLTTILGLLPLALGIGEGADAQAPLARAVIGGLSSSTLITLLLIPAVYSMVHPDNPEEATPSAT; this is encoded by the coding sequence ATGAACCTGCCCCGATTCAGTGTGCGGCGACCGGTGCTCACCACGATGGTCACGCTCATCGTCGTCATCCTCGGCGGAGTCTCGCTCGAGCGCCTGCAGATCGATTTGCTCCCCAGCATCGAAATGCCCACGGCTTCCGTGAACACCTCCTATGAAGGCGCGAGCCCCGAGGTCATGGAGCAGCGGGTCACCCAGTTCATCGAAGAGATCGTGGCGACGACACCGGGCGTGGAAGAGCTCAGCTCGAACTCCTACGAGGGCGGGAGCAACGTGCGGGTAACCTTTTCGTGGGGCACCGATATCGATCTGGCCACGCTGGACGTGCAGGGGCGCATCGAAGACGAGATCAACGAGCTCCCCGACGACATTACCCGCCCCCGCGTGCGCAAATTCGACATCGCGAGCTTCCCCGTGGTGATTCTTGGCGTGCAGGGCGATCTCGACCCGGTGGAGCTGACCACGCTGATCGAAGACCAGTTGCGCTACCGATTCGGGCGCGTGCCCGGCGTGGCCCAGGTGGACCTCTGGGGCGGCTTCAATCGCGAACTCCGCATCGAGCTCGATCCCGAAAAGATCAACGCCCTCGACGTGCCGTTGAATCAGGTACTGGAGGCGGTGCGGAGTGCAAACCTCGATCTGCCCGCCGGCAAGATAGAACAGGGCACCCACGAGGTCATGCTTCGGGCGCCGGCGCAATTCGCCAACCTGGATGAAATCCGCAATACCGTGGTAACCCTTCAGGATGGCGTTCCCGTGACCGTCGGGCAGATTGCCAATGTGGTGGACACCTACGAGAAGCAATCCGAGACCGAGCGCTTCAACGGCCACCGGGGCATCCGCGTGGGCATCCGCAAGCAGGCGGGCGCAAACACCGTCGAGGTATCCAGCGCAATCCTGAAGGAGGTGGAGGCGGTCAATCGCGATTTTCCGCAAATTGAAGTGATCGCGGTGGCCAACCAGGGCAACTTTATCGAGCGCTCCATCGACAACGTGGCCAATTCCGTGCTTTACGGCGGCGCGCTCGCTGTTATCGTGCTGCTGTTTTTCCTGCGCAACCTGCGCAGCACGATCGTCATTTCACTCGCGATCCCCATCTCCATCATCGCCACCTTTGCACTGATTTACTTCGGCGGCTTCACGCTGAACCTCATGACCCTGGGCGGCCTCGCCCTCGGCGTGGGCATGATGGTGGACAATTCGATCGTCGTCCTGGAAAACATTTTCCGGCGGCGCGACGAGCTCCACGAAGACAAGATGGATGCGGCAATTCACGGCGCGGGCGAAGTGGGCGCGGCGGTGGTGGCCAGTACCATAACCACCCTGGTGATTTTCCTGCCGCTGATCTTCGTGCGAGGCGTATCGGGTATCCTCTTCCAGGAACTGGCCTATGTCATCGTCTTTTCCCTGTTGTGTTCGCTTCTGGTGGCGCTGAGCCTCGTGCCCATGCTGGCCTCCAAACTGGTGGAATCGCCCGAGGAACGCCACAGCAAGTATGAATCGCAGCCGAGCTGGATTGGCTGGCTCGCCGATTCAAGCGAGGGGTTGTTCAACCGCCTGGACAGCGCCTACCGCGACCTGCTGCGGGTCGTCTTGCGCCATCGTATCTTTACCGTATTTTCAGCCCTCGTCGCGCTGGGCGCGAGCCTGTTCCTCCTCCCCATGATCGGCACGGAGTTCATGCCCCCAAGCGACGAGGGCGAGGTGCGGGTTTCCGGCGAGATGGAAGTGGGGACGCGGCTCGAAATCGTCGACGCACAGGCCCGGAAAATGGAAGAAATTGTGAAGCCGGTGGTGCCCGAGGCCATTTCGATTATCGCCGAAGCAAGCGACAGCGGCGAGGCCGAGGTGCGCCTTTCCCTGGTGCCCGCCAAAGAGCGGACCCGGTCCAACACCGAGATTGCCGATGACCTTCGCAAGCGCCTCGCCGGAAAAATTCCCGGCATGGAGGTGCGCGTCACCGCCCCCCAGGGACAGTTCCTGCTCGAACGGATCATCGGCGGCTCCGACGGCGTGACGGTGGAGATCCGGGGATTCGACCTGGCGACGCTCGATCTGCTGGCGGACCGGGTGGCGGATGCGATCAAGGATGTGCCCGGCGTCACGGATATCGATTCCAGCCGGGACGACGGCCTGCCCCAGCAGGAGATCAGCGTGGACCGCGACAAGGCCGCGGACCTGGGCTTCAGCGTGCGCGACGTTGCCGAGGCCATCGAAACGGCCTTCGCGGGAACCCAGGCCGGCGAATTTCGCAGCGGCGGAAACTCCTACCGAATCCTGGTGCAATTTCGCGATGCGGAGCAGCTCACGATCGACGAAGTATTGAACCTGACCCTCACCTCGCCCACGGGTGAACGGGTTTCGCTGCGCAACCTGGTCTCCGCGGAGGGCGGGCGCGGCCCCACGCAGATCGAGCGCAAGGACCAGCAGCGCATCGCCTCCGTCACCGCCAATATCGCCGGGCGCGACTTGGGCTCCGTGGCCGCCGATGTGGAAAAGGTACTGGACGGCATCGCCCGGCCCGACGGCTACGATCTCGCGGTGGCGGGCAACTACGAGGAGCAGAAGGAGTCCTTCCGCGAATTGATGGTCTCCATGATCCTCGCGCTGGTCCTGGTCTACATGGTGCTCGCCTGCCAGTACGAATCCCTGCGCGACCCGGTCATCGTCATGTGCTCCGTGCCCCTGGCGGCCATCGGCGTCCTACTTACGCTCTATGCCACCAACACCACGCTGAACGTCCAGTCCTATATCGGCTGCATCATGCTCGGCGGTATCGTGGTGAACAACGCCATCCTTCTCGTCGATCAGGCGGGCCAGCTTCGCACCGGTGAAGGCTGGTCCACCCGCGACGCGGTGGCCGAGGCGGGACGCCGACGCCTGCGCCCCATTCTGATGACAACGCTGACCACCATCCTGGGTCTGTTGCCACTGGCGCTCGGTATCGGCGAAGGCGCGGACGCCCAGGCCCCCCTGGCGCGCGCGGTGATCGGCGGGCTCTCCAGCTCCACGTTGATCACGCTTTTGCTTATTCCGGCGGTGTACTCGATGGTTCATCCGGACAACCCGGAAGAAGCGACGCCATCAGCAACTTGA